One Micromonospora craniellae genomic region harbors:
- a CDS encoding AAA domain-containing protein yields the protein MLRSKVDKIFEAVPERRRPLAIRLRSTLRGRKDISQVTPENGSEQQVTRDLLMQAIERIEALGVPAAGSVQADWLEACHTMVADLVSQNAEIAKEFRELVKRSASITYSTTNDGDLAALGSDVSYDWAIVEEAGKVHGFELALPMFLGHRWLLIGDPKQLPPYRIEDYDKAIAEVASTVQALEQLQLPNKNVDRDFIHGWRDRTEQQQQDFQQYCTRWLRLFERLHKLTAHHEPEGGLLTGQHRMHPTIGELVSEVYYDGQLEHFTQDAATLAPKPQILHNLVTPVELRGRAVVWLDLPANDPRTLEIATPKYRSEAEAYALDRFLRTLHFGNSEPLELAVLSPYAQQVAVRIQLEVSGGPVVHSGRSADMIMGCRPSRRSRSRTRIWSRCWLSCGNGLIGWKPRTLN from the coding sequence GTGCTTAGGTCCAAGGTAGACAAAATCTTCGAGGCGGTACCCGAACGGCGCCGTCCGCTGGCGATCCGGCTTCGCAGCACTTTGCGCGGGCGTAAGGACATCTCGCAAGTGACGCCGGAGAACGGGTCGGAGCAGCAGGTGACGCGCGACCTGCTGATGCAGGCGATTGAGCGGATCGAGGCGCTCGGCGTGCCGGCGGCGGGGTCGGTGCAGGCCGACTGGCTGGAGGCGTGCCACACAATGGTCGCTGACCTGGTCAGTCAGAACGCCGAGATCGCCAAGGAGTTCCGGGAACTGGTCAAGCGGAGCGCCAGCATTACGTACAGCACAACCAATGACGGCGATCTCGCCGCGCTCGGCAGCGACGTCTCCTACGACTGGGCCATCGTCGAGGAGGCCGGCAAAGTGCACGGCTTCGAGCTGGCACTGCCGATGTTCCTCGGACACCGCTGGCTACTGATTGGGGATCCGAAACAGCTGCCGCCGTACCGGATCGAAGACTACGACAAGGCAATCGCTGAGGTTGCGTCGACCGTGCAGGCGCTGGAGCAACTGCAATTGCCGAACAAGAACGTCGATCGGGACTTCATTCACGGCTGGCGGGACCGTACCGAACAGCAACAACAGGATTTTCAGCAGTACTGCACGAGGTGGCTGCGTCTCTTCGAGCGCTTGCACAAGCTGACAGCTCACCATGAGCCGGAGGGGGGACTGCTCACCGGACAGCACCGGATGCATCCAACCATCGGCGAGTTGGTGTCCGAGGTTTACTACGACGGCCAACTGGAACACTTCACCCAGGATGCGGCAACGCTGGCGCCGAAACCTCAAATTCTGCACAACCTGGTCACGCCGGTCGAACTCCGGGGCCGCGCGGTGGTCTGGCTTGACCTGCCAGCCAACGACCCACGCACTCTGGAGATCGCCACCCCCAAGTACCGAAGCGAGGCGGAGGCATACGCCCTCGACCGCTTCCTGCGTACCCTCCACTTTGGCAATTCCGAGCCGCTCGAACTTGCTGTGCTGTCCCCGTACGCTCAGCAGGTCGCCGTACGTATTCAGCTTGAGGTGAGTGGGGGGCCGGTTGTCCACTCTGGTCGATCGGCTGACATGATCATGGGGTGTCGTCCGTCCCGCAGGTCCCGCTCTCGTACGAGGATCTGGTCGCGATGCTGGTTGAGCTGCGGGAACGGGTTGATCGGTTGGAAGCCGAGAACGCTGAACTGA
- a CDS encoding IS5 family transposase: MPSVAVTRRHDLTDGQWAVLAPLLPAAPTTGRPPKWEKRQLIDGIRWRIRIGAPWRDVPAEYAPWPTVYGLFRRWQRDGTWDKILSALQAAGDATGRIGWTVSVDSMTSRAHQHAAGARTDGHLQKEPPGGVHDEPADHALGRSRGGLTTKTHLACEQGQKVLSLIVTAGHRGDSPQFIPVLRRIRVTRLGVGRPRTCPDLVLADKAYTSRGNRRYLRSRDSAAEFVTRRWDRSDWRVAG; this comes from the coding sequence GTGCCCAGCGTAGCGGTGACGAGGCGGCATGACCTGACCGACGGGCAGTGGGCTGTTCTGGCTCCGTTGCTGCCTGCCGCGCCGACGACTGGTCGTCCGCCGAAGTGGGAGAAACGGCAGCTCATCGACGGGATTCGGTGGCGGATCCGGATCGGCGCCCCGTGGCGGGACGTCCCGGCCGAGTACGCGCCCTGGCCCACCGTCTACGGCCTGTTCCGCCGGTGGCAGCGCGACGGGACCTGGGACAAGATCCTGTCCGCGTTGCAAGCCGCCGGCGATGCGACCGGCCGCATCGGCTGGACGGTGAGTGTGGACTCGATGACCAGCCGCGCCCACCAGCATGCCGCCGGCGCCCGTACCGACGGGCATCTGCAGAAGGAACCACCCGGCGGGGTGCACGACGAACCGGCCGATCACGCCCTGGGCCGATCACGGGGCGGTCTGACCACGAAGACGCACCTGGCCTGCGAGCAGGGACAGAAGGTGCTCTCCCTGATCGTGACGGCAGGGCATCGTGGTGACAGCCCGCAGTTCATCCCCGTCCTGCGCCGCATCCGCGTGACCCGACTCGGCGTCGGCCGGCCCCGCACCTGCCCCGACCTGGTCCTGGCCGACAAGGCCTACACCAGCCGCGGCAACCGCCGATACCTGCGCTCACGCGACTCTGCTGCCGAATTCGTGACACGCCGTTGGGATCGTTCTGACTGGCGGGTTGCGGGGTGA
- a CDS encoding IS1182 family transposase, translated as MRPRSWVQVPDQTVLVARAAFPNGSVAMSARDHVGEVFTDEQFAAAFGVRGAPAESPGALALVTALQYTENLTDRQAAQMLARAIDWKYALGLELTDPGFDASVLSKFRTRLVEHGLEEQVFTRMLAVLTGKGLIAAGGRQRTDSTHVISAVRDLNRLELAGESVRACLEALSVAAPGWLPTVIDVGEWAYRYGPRIDSWRLPASQAKRDRLTQVYGADAVALLRAVFAAEAPVWLAELPAVQTLRTVLVQNYLITTDGRGREVIRRREADTDGLPPARARITSPYDLDTRWAAKGDDLFWNGYKVHLSETCDTDAVTNTTAPGGHRPAPNLIVNVATTAATVPDVKTTTAIHQQLHSHNLLPAEHYLDSGYPSAETITTAQAFGVTLVTPALLDQSAQARAGTGYDKTAFTIDFDTRQVTCPQGHTSSSWSPATQRGAEVIVVGFTRTTCRPCPARALCTTAKRGSRMLTFYPRDLHHALSTARTQQTSQDWADKYKLRAGVEATINQTLDITGIRHARYRGLAKTRLQHVFSAIALNLARLHTWWTEHPLPTARISHLQRLDHALAA; from the coding sequence ATGCGGCCGCGGTCGTGGGTTCAGGTTCCGGATCAGACGGTGCTGGTGGCTCGGGCAGCTTTCCCGAACGGCAGCGTGGCGATGTCCGCCCGTGATCATGTGGGTGAAGTGTTCACCGACGAGCAGTTCGCTGCCGCGTTCGGGGTTCGGGGCGCTCCGGCCGAGTCGCCGGGCGCGTTGGCGTTGGTGACCGCCTTGCAGTACACGGAGAACCTGACCGATCGGCAGGCCGCGCAGATGCTCGCCCGGGCCATCGACTGGAAGTACGCTCTCGGCCTGGAGTTGACCGATCCTGGCTTCGACGCCAGCGTGTTGAGCAAGTTCCGCACCCGGCTGGTCGAGCACGGCCTGGAAGAACAGGTCTTCACCCGGATGCTGGCCGTGCTGACCGGCAAGGGCCTGATCGCCGCGGGCGGCAGGCAGCGCACCGACTCCACCCACGTGATCAGCGCGGTGCGTGACCTCAACCGCTTGGAGTTGGCCGGCGAGTCGGTACGGGCCTGCCTGGAGGCGTTATCGGTGGCCGCGCCGGGCTGGCTGCCCACGGTGATCGATGTCGGCGAGTGGGCGTATCGATACGGGCCGCGCATCGATTCCTGGCGGCTACCCGCCTCGCAGGCCAAGCGGGACCGGCTCACCCAGGTCTACGGCGCCGACGCCGTCGCCCTGCTGCGCGCGGTGTTCGCTGCCGAAGCTCCGGTCTGGCTGGCCGAGCTGCCCGCAGTGCAGACCCTGCGCACCGTGCTGGTGCAGAACTACCTGATCACCACCGACGGCCGAGGGCGGGAGGTGATCCGGCGGCGGGAGGCGGACACGGACGGTCTCCCGCCCGCCAGAGCGCGGATCACTTCTCCGTACGACCTCGACACCCGCTGGGCCGCCAAGGGCGATGACCTGTTCTGGAACGGCTACAAGGTCCACCTGAGCGAAACCTGCGACACCGACGCCGTCACGAACACCACTGCGCCCGGCGGCCACCGGCCCGCCCCGAACCTGATCGTCAACGTGGCCACCACCGCGGCCACCGTCCCCGACGTGAAGACCACCACCGCCATCCACCAGCAACTACACAGCCACAACCTGCTGCCCGCCGAGCACTACCTGGACTCCGGCTACCCCTCTGCCGAGACCATCACCACCGCACAGGCCTTCGGCGTCACCCTGGTCACCCCCGCCCTGCTTGACCAGTCCGCCCAGGCCCGCGCCGGCACCGGCTACGACAAGACCGCCTTCACCATCGATTTCGACACCCGCCAGGTCACCTGCCCCCAAGGACACACCAGCAGCTCCTGGAGCCCGGCCACCCAACGCGGCGCCGAGGTCATCGTGGTCGGATTCACCCGCACCACCTGCCGCCCCTGCCCCGCCCGAGCCCTATGCACCACCGCGAAACGCGGCAGCCGCATGCTCACCTTCTACCCCCGCGACCTGCACCACGCCCTCAGCACAGCCCGCACCCAGCAGACCAGCCAGGACTGGGCCGACAAGTACAAGCTCCGTGCCGGCGTCGAAGCCACCATCAACCAGACCCTCGACATCACCGGCATCCGCCACGCCCGCTACCGCGGCCTCGCGAAAACCCGCCTCCAACACGTGTTCTCCGCGATCGCCCTCAACCTCGCCCGCCTGCACACCTGGTGGACCGAACACCCCCTACCAACAGCCCGAATCAGCCACCTCCAACGCCTCGACCACGCCCTAGCCGCCTGA
- a CDS encoding IS4 family transposase, whose protein sequence is MTSSGVESLRPQGRLTDHIGLGVVSARFNRDLLEEVLNRSGRREKRVRRLPAHVMIRYVIAMGLFCAESSDEVMRRLVGNLRRLGSWDDDWQVPTASAITQARQRLGAEPVKMLFDRACVPLAGPGTKGAWLARRRLMAIDATTLDVADTPANVERFDRMGSGPKASAYPKLHIAALAECGSHAIVGAVLGSCRTGERTLIKDLAGRVGPGMLVLADAGLYSFDLFNSFAATGADLAWRVGASVSIGHLRWLADGSYQALIFKAGLSAQRRARLVEQARTGQEIPADLARLVRVVEYTVPDRNPDGELIVVVTTLTDHHEVPAMELAGAYQQRWEEESTLNEIKTDLRGRGEVLRSKVPDLVEQQMWGLLLAHYAIRALLLEAADPAGYDPDRMSFVKGLRVVRRQVTDQAAITP, encoded by the coding sequence GTGACGTCGTCTGGGGTGGAGTCGCTGCGGCCGCAGGGCCGGTTGACCGATCACATCGGGCTCGGGGTGGTGTCGGCCCGGTTCAACCGGGATCTGCTGGAAGAGGTACTCAACCGCAGCGGGCGGCGTGAGAAGCGGGTCCGGCGGCTGCCGGCGCACGTGATGATCCGTTACGTGATCGCGATGGGGTTGTTCTGCGCCGAGTCTTCTGACGAGGTGATGCGCCGGCTGGTGGGTAACCTGCGCAGACTTGGTTCCTGGGACGATGACTGGCAGGTCCCGACGGCGTCGGCGATCACCCAGGCACGTCAGCGGCTGGGCGCCGAGCCGGTGAAGATGTTGTTCGACAGGGCGTGCGTGCCCTTGGCTGGACCGGGCACCAAGGGCGCCTGGCTGGCCCGGCGCCGGCTGATGGCGATCGACGCGACCACCCTCGACGTGGCCGACACCCCGGCCAACGTGGAACGCTTCGACCGGATGGGGTCGGGGCCGAAGGCGTCGGCGTACCCGAAGCTGCACATCGCGGCGTTGGCCGAGTGCGGCAGCCACGCGATCGTCGGGGCGGTACTCGGGTCGTGCCGCACCGGGGAACGTACCCTGATCAAGGATCTGGCCGGGCGGGTCGGGCCGGGCATGCTGGTCCTGGCCGACGCGGGCCTGTACTCCTTCGACCTGTTCAACTCCTTCGCCGCCACCGGCGCGGACCTTGCCTGGCGAGTCGGCGCGAGCGTGTCCATCGGGCATCTGCGGTGGCTCGCGGACGGCTCCTACCAGGCACTGATCTTCAAGGCGGGGTTGTCCGCGCAACGCCGGGCCAGGCTGGTCGAGCAGGCCCGGACCGGCCAGGAGATCCCGGCCGATCTCGCCCGCCTCGTCAGGGTGGTCGAGTACACCGTCCCGGACCGCAACCCCGACGGCGAACTCATCGTGGTGGTCACCACCCTCACCGACCACCACGAGGTCCCCGCGATGGAACTGGCGGGTGCCTACCAGCAGCGCTGGGAAGAAGAGTCCACTCTGAACGAGATCAAGACGGACCTGCGCGGCCGCGGCGAAGTCCTCCGATCGAAGGTCCCTGACCTGGTCGAACAGCAGATGTGGGGACTACTGCTGGCCCACTACGCCATCCGCGCACTGCTGCTGGAAGCCGCCGACCCGGCCGGCTACGACCCCGACCGCATGTCGTTCGTCAAAGGCCTACGCGTCGTACGCCGCCAGGTCACCGACCAGGCGGCCATTACCCCCTGA
- a CDS encoding IS1380 family transposase, giving the protein MSKGSGWDQRLVVGAGGKGLVGHAGAVLLRKCADRTGLTSGLNKVLPRGKGPGWWDRGTVLVSLAVAIVLGATSMSDIAVLAHQGLVFGDRPSEPTVRRALAGLDETALKRIGKARAKVRAHVWALLARRPQGFPWLTVAGKLLSGWVVIDLDATLITAHSPKQGAAATFKKGFGFHPLGAWCANTAECLAMLLRPGSAGSNTVADHIRVLGEAIAQLPVAYRRKILIRVDGAGATHDLLEHIEAMNRLWRSVKFTVGWTITDADEIAIEQLPAEAWTDGLAQDGTAVDTAHVAELTGLNQRLENWNGRLRLLVRRTKPSARHAKNLTALEKRTGWRYAIVATNISRIAGVPGSHQPQWIDALHRSHAGVEDKVRTNKAMGLRNLPSKAWTVNRGWVLAANIAADITSWTRLLGLHDQDDLAHAEPATLRYRLLHLPAKLAAHARRRVLSIPETWPWADAFTLCWQRLTLLPLTT; this is encoded by the coding sequence GTGAGTAAGGGTAGCGGGTGGGATCAGCGGCTGGTCGTCGGCGCGGGCGGGAAGGGTCTGGTCGGTCACGCGGGTGCGGTCCTGCTGCGCAAATGCGCAGATCGGACCGGTCTGACCAGCGGTTTGAACAAGGTGCTACCGCGCGGCAAGGGCCCTGGGTGGTGGGATCGCGGCACGGTCCTGGTCTCACTCGCGGTCGCGATCGTGCTCGGCGCCACGAGCATGTCCGACATCGCGGTCCTCGCCCATCAGGGATTGGTCTTCGGTGATCGGCCGTCGGAGCCAACCGTCCGGCGAGCGTTGGCCGGTCTCGACGAGACCGCGCTGAAACGGATCGGCAAAGCGCGGGCGAAGGTCCGCGCTCACGTATGGGCCCTGCTCGCCCGCCGCCCGCAAGGGTTCCCGTGGCTGACGGTGGCGGGCAAGCTGCTGTCCGGGTGGGTGGTCATCGATCTGGACGCCACCCTGATCACCGCTCACTCACCGAAGCAGGGTGCGGCGGCCACGTTCAAGAAGGGTTTCGGGTTCCATCCGCTCGGTGCGTGGTGTGCGAACACCGCGGAATGCCTGGCCATGCTGCTGCGGCCCGGCAGTGCCGGCTCGAATACGGTCGCCGATCACATCCGGGTTCTCGGTGAGGCGATCGCTCAGTTGCCGGTCGCCTACCGGCGCAAGATTCTGATCAGGGTCGATGGGGCCGGTGCCACCCACGACCTGCTCGAGCACATCGAGGCGATGAACCGGCTGTGGCGCAGCGTGAAGTTCACCGTCGGCTGGACGATCACCGACGCCGACGAGATCGCGATCGAGCAACTGCCTGCTGAAGCGTGGACCGACGGCCTCGCCCAGGACGGCACGGCCGTCGACACCGCGCATGTCGCGGAACTGACCGGCCTCAACCAGCGCCTGGAGAACTGGAACGGCCGGCTACGGCTGCTCGTGCGGCGCACGAAGCCGTCGGCCCGGCACGCGAAGAATCTCACCGCGCTGGAGAAGCGGACCGGCTGGCGGTACGCGATCGTCGCCACCAACATCAGCCGGATCGCCGGGGTGCCGGGCTCGCACCAGCCGCAATGGATCGACGCTTTGCATCGTTCGCACGCAGGAGTGGAAGACAAGGTGCGCACGAACAAGGCCATGGGCCTGCGGAACCTGCCGTCGAAGGCCTGGACCGTCAACCGCGGCTGGGTCCTCGCCGCCAACATCGCCGCGGACATCACTTCCTGGACCCGGTTGCTCGGCCTGCACGACCAGGACGACCTCGCCCACGCCGAACCCGCAACACTGCGTTACCGGCTGCTGCACCTGCCCGCGAAACTGGCCGCCCACGCCCGCCGGCGTGTCCTGTCCATCCCCGAGACCTGGCCGTGGGCCGACGCGTTCACCCTCTGCTGGCAGCGCCTCACCCTGCTACCACTGACAACCTGA
- a CDS encoding UvrD-helicase domain-containing protein, producing the protein MTARLSLHYKAEEELYKLDRTVKGLFYDFCHRFRKNPDQPGLDLKKLKGDSRIHRAKINQSYRALLIPVETNERGRQHWLIIAVRHRKDVYDELQVAVNRVTGELEFVDLAVMGDSSLQRAGITLTPAEPDDVPPRPAPIPEPDQVPDRPPLLGVYTAGQLRDLGVAEQLIDLALAVTTEEELDRLVSGAPLLSKDVLYGLAAGMSIDSVLEEVTRPVKLPAEPDLADISTAVSRTNVSSIDDDVQAALDEGSFRSWKHYLHPTQAKTARREYTGPARVSGGPGTGKTVVALHRVKYLVEQLTGDGVQILLTTFTANLAADLRLRLTSLISEPELLARVDVMHIDQLAARVIGENTDQRNRRKRISDQAAMIEMRQLLLELDEQRWEADFLLDEWEQVILGQALTSRSDYFSARRGGRGRALTRPERSQIWKLIEQFAARLDKLGAETWGQAAERAARFEIDRAAAAERYQGSHPTADGSSGSRPFVCRYRHVVVDEAQDLRAAHWKMLRAMVEPGANDLFIAGDTHQRIYDHQVSLGALGINIRGRSRRLTLSYRTTREILEHALRIAEGNKTVYDDLDDGVDNLSGYRSVLHGPTPTFIGYQNWPDELAGVGTLLQGWHDELSTDNDGARQDPAGHVAVAVADHEQLTQVIEYLETRGGLTCAELTKDGPRGDGEIHVGTMHRFKGLEYQRLAIIGVRKGAIPRPYIERHRRSDPQRYEIEQRKARSLLFVAATRARDVLAITWHGAPSPLLRRVS; encoded by the coding sequence ATGACCGCGCGACTCAGCCTGCACTACAAGGCCGAGGAAGAGCTCTACAAGCTCGACCGGACGGTCAAGGGACTGTTCTACGACTTCTGCCACCGGTTTCGGAAGAACCCAGATCAGCCCGGCCTGGATCTGAAGAAGCTCAAGGGCGACTCCCGCATCCACCGCGCCAAGATCAACCAGTCGTACCGGGCACTGCTCATTCCGGTCGAGACCAACGAGCGTGGCCGCCAGCACTGGCTGATCATCGCGGTCCGGCATCGCAAGGACGTGTACGACGAACTCCAGGTAGCGGTCAACCGCGTCACCGGAGAGCTGGAGTTCGTCGACCTCGCCGTGATGGGCGACAGCTCCCTGCAGCGTGCCGGGATCACGCTCACCCCGGCCGAGCCCGATGATGTACCGCCAAGGCCGGCTCCCATTCCAGAGCCCGATCAGGTTCCAGACCGGCCGCCCCTACTCGGCGTCTACACGGCCGGCCAACTCCGCGACCTCGGCGTTGCCGAGCAGCTCATCGACCTGGCCTTGGCTGTCACTACTGAAGAGGAACTCGACCGACTCGTCTCGGGTGCACCGCTGCTGTCCAAGGACGTGCTCTACGGACTCGCGGCAGGGATGAGCATCGACTCAGTGCTCGAAGAGGTGACCCGCCCGGTAAAACTGCCAGCTGAGCCGGACCTCGCCGACATCTCCACCGCGGTCAGCCGAACCAATGTTTCGTCGATCGACGACGACGTGCAGGCTGCCCTGGACGAGGGCAGTTTCCGTAGCTGGAAGCACTACCTGCACCCGACCCAGGCCAAAACCGCTCGGCGTGAATACACCGGTCCGGCCCGCGTCTCCGGCGGTCCGGGCACCGGCAAGACCGTCGTCGCGCTACACCGGGTCAAGTATCTCGTCGAGCAGCTGACCGGCGATGGCGTGCAGATTCTGCTTACCACCTTCACCGCCAACCTCGCCGCCGACCTGCGGCTCCGCCTCACCTCCCTGATCAGCGAACCGGAGCTGCTGGCGAGGGTTGACGTTATGCACATCGATCAGCTCGCCGCCCGCGTCATCGGTGAGAACACCGACCAGCGCAACCGGCGCAAGCGCATCAGCGATCAGGCAGCCATGATCGAGATGCGGCAGCTCCTCCTCGAACTCGACGAACAGCGCTGGGAGGCCGACTTTCTCCTCGACGAATGGGAGCAGGTCATTCTCGGCCAGGCGCTGACAAGCCGGTCGGACTACTTCAGCGCCCGGCGAGGCGGGCGTGGCCGCGCACTCACCCGCCCGGAACGCAGCCAGATCTGGAAGCTCATCGAGCAGTTCGCCGCCCGTCTGGACAAGCTCGGCGCCGAGACCTGGGGCCAAGCCGCCGAACGCGCCGCCCGCTTCGAGATCGACCGTGCCGCCGCAGCGGAGCGGTACCAAGGCTCGCATCCGACGGCTGACGGCAGCTCCGGCTCTCGGCCTTTCGTGTGCCGGTACCGGCACGTCGTAGTCGACGAAGCCCAGGACCTGCGCGCCGCTCACTGGAAGATGTTGCGCGCCATGGTTGAGCCGGGCGCGAATGACCTCTTCATTGCCGGCGACACCCACCAGCGGATCTATGACCACCAGGTCTCTTTGGGAGCCCTGGGCATCAACATCCGGGGCCGCTCACGTCGGTTGACACTCAGCTACCGCACCACCCGCGAGATCCTGGAACACGCCCTCCGGATCGCCGAGGGCAACAAGACCGTCTACGACGATCTCGACGACGGCGTCGACAACCTCTCCGGATACCGGTCCGTCCTGCATGGCCCCACACCGACCTTCATCGGATATCAGAATTGGCCGGATGAACTGGCCGGCGTCGGCACCCTGCTACAGGGATGGCACGACGAACTCTCGACCGACAACGATGGCGCCCGCCAAGACCCGGCCGGCCACGTCGCGGTCGCTGTCGCGGATCACGAACAGCTGACCCAGGTCATCGAGTACCTGGAGACACGGGGTGGCCTGACCTGCGCCGAACTCACCAAGGACGGGCCGCGCGGCGACGGAGAGATTCACGTGGGGACGATGCACCGGTTCAAGGGTCTTGAGTATCAGCGGCTGGCAATCATCGGGGTGCGCAAGGGTGCGATTCCACGTCCCTACATCGAGCGTCACCGCCGGTCCGACCCGCAGCGGTACGAGATCGAGCAACGCAAGGCCCGGTCGCTGCTGTTCGTCGCCGCGACCCGTGCCCGAGACGTACTAGCCATCACTTGGCACGGTGCACCCAGCCCACTGTTAAGGCGTGTTTCGTAA
- the tnpC gene encoding IS66 family transposase — translation MSSVPQVPLSYEDLVAMLVELRERVDRLEAENAELKRRLGMNSSNSSKPPSSDGPGRPARQPGKGSGRRRGKQPGAPGWTLELVADPDEVIEHRPQRCGHPGCGAPLGDGREYGRQRRQVIELPERRSVVVEHQLVAVECGGCGQVSEPVAPGGVSGRVQYGVGVKAAVVYARAVQFLPFARAAALLGDLLGVRVSTGFVHQVVGEAARRLGPFVSRTAALLHVQQVLHADETPARVDGGFKYVHVACTPELTLFHVGGRSKADIDAGKVLPGFTGTLVRDGYAAYRHLADADHAWCGAHLIRDLRGVHESDPAGQQWAEVMAQTLLMAKKMTEQAVTAGRDALSADEISHIRACYAGALAYGRQQNPPDRDGKPSRAGTLVERFTAHRDMILRFTVDLAVPFTNNQAERDLRPVKLQQKISATWRTLQGLADFATLRSYLSTATKHGKDALDVLEQLFTTGPWLPEPAISS, via the coding sequence GTGTCGTCCGTCCCGCAGGTCCCGCTCTCGTACGAGGATCTGGTCGCGATGCTGGTTGAGCTGCGGGAACGGGTTGATCGGTTGGAAGCCGAGAACGCTGAACTGAAACGCCGGTTGGGGATGAACTCCTCGAACTCGTCGAAGCCTCCCTCGTCGGACGGTCCGGGCCGTCCGGCCCGGCAGCCGGGTAAAGGCAGTGGGCGGCGGCGGGGCAAGCAGCCGGGAGCGCCGGGATGGACCCTCGAACTGGTCGCGGATCCGGATGAGGTCATCGAGCACCGGCCACAGCGGTGTGGCCATCCGGGTTGTGGGGCTCCGCTGGGTGATGGGCGTGAGTACGGGCGGCAGCGCCGGCAGGTGATCGAGCTGCCCGAGCGGCGGTCGGTGGTCGTTGAGCACCAACTGGTCGCGGTTGAGTGCGGCGGGTGCGGGCAGGTCAGCGAGCCGGTGGCACCCGGCGGGGTGTCCGGGCGGGTGCAGTACGGCGTCGGTGTCAAGGCCGCCGTCGTCTACGCGCGGGCCGTCCAGTTCCTGCCCTTCGCCCGGGCCGCCGCGCTGTTGGGTGATCTGCTCGGGGTGCGGGTGTCGACCGGGTTCGTGCACCAGGTGGTCGGTGAGGCGGCCCGCAGGCTCGGGCCGTTCGTGTCCCGCACGGCCGCGTTGCTGCACGTCCAGCAGGTGCTGCACGCCGATGAGACCCCGGCAAGGGTCGACGGCGGCTTCAAGTACGTGCACGTGGCCTGCACCCCTGAGCTGACCTTGTTCCACGTCGGCGGCCGCAGCAAGGCCGACATCGACGCCGGGAAGGTCCTGCCCGGGTTCACCGGCACCCTCGTGCGTGACGGCTACGCCGCCTACCGCCACCTGGCCGACGCCGATCACGCCTGGTGCGGAGCACATCTGATCCGCGATCTGCGCGGCGTGCACGAGTCCGACCCGGCCGGCCAGCAGTGGGCCGAGGTGATGGCGCAAACCCTGCTGATGGCCAAGAAGATGACCGAGCAGGCCGTCACCGCGGGCCGGGACGCACTGTCAGCCGACGAGATCAGTCACATCCGTGCCTGTTACGCCGGGGCCCTCGCTTACGGCCGCCAGCAGAACCCGCCCGATCGTGACGGCAAGCCGTCACGAGCCGGCACGCTGGTCGAACGCTTCACCGCCCACCGCGACATGATCCTACGGTTCACCGTCGATCTGGCCGTGCCCTTCACCAACAACCAGGCCGAACGCGATCTCCGCCCGGTCAAACTCCAACAGAAGATCTCCGCGACCTGGCGCACCCTGCAAGGCCTGGCCGACTTCGCCACCCTACGGTCCTACCTGTCCACCGCCACCAAACACGGCAAAGACGCCCTCGACGTGCTCGAACAACTCTTCACCACCGGACCATGGCTACCGGAACCGGCAATATCAAGCTGA
- a CDS encoding AAA domain-containing protein: protein MLPEIDRGRQRRDEHERFLDFLRFTNQVDLLIRDAELFRCQVTDVKELDGVCVGVEVQEIDRENPAFRKFRMEGGMAEFLVREKHSGKQGSNLIHLGPPSSESMETQTVSGENDPQWTVDDVDIPRETAWLIPHQEPAKMPRIGDVHVLRTSGLRGQVSLIRRRKDAIAKLATHSYLLDSLTAPGQVLMNSEIPRLPVPLGKDTVDKSKLTQIKTILGARPIYTVQGPPGTGKTHMVSWLLREILEEDPVAQVLITAQAHHAVDVLRSNAVQLRHQCWSAR from the coding sequence GTGCTGCCCGAAATTGACAGGGGCCGCCAGCGCCGCGATGAGCACGAGCGGTTCCTGGACTTCCTGCGGTTCACGAACCAGGTGGACCTTCTGATTCGCGACGCCGAACTGTTCCGATGTCAGGTCACCGATGTAAAGGAGTTGGACGGTGTCTGCGTCGGGGTCGAGGTGCAGGAGATCGACCGGGAGAACCCGGCGTTCCGAAAGTTCCGGATGGAAGGCGGGATGGCCGAGTTCCTTGTCCGAGAGAAGCACAGCGGCAAGCAGGGCAGTAATTTGATCCATCTGGGCCCCCCGTCCTCGGAAAGCATGGAGACGCAGACCGTTTCAGGCGAGAATGATCCCCAATGGACAGTTGACGACGTCGATATACCGAGAGAGACCGCGTGGCTGATTCCCCACCAGGAACCGGCCAAGATGCCTAGGATCGGCGACGTGCACGTCCTGCGCACGAGCGGTCTGCGCGGGCAGGTGTCGCTGATCCGTCGCCGCAAGGACGCTATCGCGAAGCTGGCGACCCACTCATATCTGCTCGACAGCCTGACGGCTCCGGGGCAGGTCTTGATGAACAGCGAGATCCCGCGGCTGCCGGTGCCGCTAGGCAAGGACACGGTGGATAAGAGCAAGCTGACCCAGATCAAGACGATCCTTGGGGCCCGGCCTATCTACACCGTCCAGGGGCCACCCGGTACCGGAAAGACCCACATGGTGTCCTGGCTTTTGCGCGAGATTCTCGAGGAGGACCCGGTCGCCCAGGTGCTGATAACCGCCCAGGCACATCATGCGGTGGATGTGCTTAGGTCCAATGCCGTTCAGTTAAGGCATCAGTGCTGGTCAGCGCGGTGA